A single Muntiacus reevesi chromosome 9, mMunRee1.1, whole genome shotgun sequence DNA region contains:
- the LOC136175562 gene encoding olfactory receptor 8K1-like encodes MDPLEKHNHTARRKGTEFVLTGITDSPELQAPLFGIFLAIYLVTVAGNLGMIILTHLDSKLHTPMYFFLRHLSITDLGYSTVIGPKMMVNFVVHKNTISYNWCATQLAFFEIFIIAELFILSAMACDRYVAICKPLLYVVIMAQKVRWGLVLPPYLYSIFVSLFLTIKLFKLPFCGSNVISYFYCDSVPLISLLCSDTRELELIILIFSSCNLLCSLLIVLVSYMFILGAILRMNSIKGRYRAFSTCSSHLTAVVMFYGTLLFMYLQPKSSHTFAVDKMASVFYTLVIPMLNLLIYGLRNKEVKDALRRTFTNQCKIPN; translated from the coding sequence ATGGACCCCTTGGAGAAACACAATCATACTGCCAGGCGCAAGGGGACTGAGTTTGTTCTCACGGGGATCACAGACAGCCCTGAGCTGCAGGCGCCTCTctttgggatcttcctggccatCTACCTGGTCACAGTGGCAGGCAATCTGGGCATGATTATCCTGACCCATTTGGACTCCAAGCTCCACACTCCTATGTACTTTTTCCTTAGACATTTGTCAATTACTGATCTTGGTTACTCCACTGTTATTGGCCCAAAAATGATGGTCAACTTTGTGGTGCACAAAAATACGATTTCCTACAACTGGTGTGCCACGCAACTGGCgttctttgagatttttattaTCGCTGAACTCTTCATTCTATCAGCAATGGCCTGTGACCGCTATGTAGCCATCTGCAAACCTCTTCTCTACGTGGTCATCATGGCACAGAAAGTGCGTTGGGGGCTGGTGCTTCCTCCCTACCTCTATAGCATCTTCGTGTCACTATTTCTCACCATTAAGTTGTTTAAATTGCCCTTCTGTGGCTCTAATGTCATCAGTTATTTTTACTGTGACTCTGTCCCTCTAATATCTCTGCTCTGTTCTGACACACGTGAGTTAGAATTGATCATCTTGATCTTTTCAAGCTGCAATCTGCTCTGTTCCCTCTTGATTGTTCTTGTGTCCTACATGTTCATTCTCGGGGCCATTCTCAGAATGAACTCAATTAAGGGGAGGTACAGAGCCTTCTCTACCTGTAGTTCCCACCTGACAGCGGTGGTCATGTTCTATGGAACGTTACTGTTTATGTACCTGCAGCCCAAGTCCAGCCATACTTTTGCTGTTGATAAAATGGCCTCTGTGTTTTACACTCTGGTGATCCCCATGCTCAATCTGTTGATCTATGGCCTAAGGAACAAAGAAGTAAAAGATGCTCTGAGGAGAACTTTTACTAATCAATGCAAAATTCCCAACTAA
- the LOC136175563 gene encoding olfactory receptor 8K5-like — MDQQNRSSLTEFILMGVTKQAELQAPLFGVFLIIYTITVVGNLGKIILTQVDSQLHTPMYFFIKHLAFVDLGNSTVICPKMLVNFVVDQNTIWYYACATQLAFFLMFIISEFFILSAMAYDRYLAICNPLLYNVVMSQRLCRTLVGIPYLYSAFQALMFTIKIFTLTFCSSNVISHFYCDDIPLLLMLCSNAQEIELLIILFSAFNLISSLLVILMSYILILRAVFQMHSAESRKKALSTCSSHLMVVVVFYGSLLFMYMQPNSTHSFDTDKMASVFYTLVIPMLNTLIYSLRNKEVKNAFQRVLKNKCKLCI; from the coding sequence ATGGACCAACAGAATCGATCATCACTGACTGAATTCATTCTGATGGGGGTCACAAAGCAGGCTGAACTTCAGGCTCCCCTTTTTGGGGTCTTCCTCATCATCTACACAATCACAGTGGTGGGAAATCTGGGCAAAATCATCTTAACTCAAGTGGATTCCCAGCTGCACACACCTATGTACTTTTTTATCAAACACTTGGCTTTCGTTGATCTTGGTAATTCCACTGTTATTTGTCCCAAGATGTTGGTGAATTTTGTTGTGGATCAAAATACCATTTGGTATTATGCCTGTGCCACACAGTTGGCTTTCTTCCTTATGTTCATTATCAGTGAATTTTTTATCTTGTcagccatggcctatgaccgataCTTGGCTATCTGCAACCCTCTGCTGTACAATGTTGTCATGTCCCAGAGACTTTGTCGTACGCTGGTAGGCATTCCATACCTCTACAGTGCCTTTCAGGCACTCATGTTTACTATTAAGATTTTTACACTGACTTTTTGCAGCTCTAATGTCATCAGTCATTTCTACTGTGATGACATTCCCTTGTTACTTATGCTCTGCTCAAATGCACAAGAAATAGAATTGTTGATCATACTGTTTTCAGCATTTAATTTGATCTCTTCCCTCCTGGTCATCCTAATGTCCTACATACTGATCCTGAGAGCGGTATTTCAAATGCATTCTGCAGAGAGCAGGAAAAAAGCTCTCTCCACATGTAGTTCTCATCTGATGGTGGTGGTTGTGTTCTATGGGTCTCTACTATTTATGTATATGCAGCCCAACTCCACTCACTCCTTTGATACAGATAAAATGGCCTCTGTGTTTTATACTTTAGTGATTCCCATGCTTAACACCTTGATCTACAGCTTAAGgaacaaagaagtgaaaaatgccTTCCAAAGGGTCTTAAAGAATAAGTGCAAACTTTGTATCTAA
- the LOC136175056 gene encoding LOW QUALITY PROTEIN: olfactory receptor 5J3-like (The sequence of the model RefSeq protein was modified relative to this genomic sequence to represent the inferred CDS: inserted 1 base in 1 codon) has protein sequence MAAKNFTVVTEFILWGLTDNAELKVALFVLFLVIYAVTLVVNLGMIFLIQITPQLHTPMYFFLSCLSFVDACYSSVIAPKMLISFLVGRQAISFSACIVQHLFLGVFITTEGFLLSVMAYDRYVAIVNPLLYTVAMSKRRCVGLVTGSLVGGLINSLTHTISFGRLSFCRSNIINHFFCDVPPLLKLSCSDTSMNELLLLTFSAVIXMATFLIVILSYAFIAVAILRIRSAAGRQKAFSTCASHLTAVTIFYGTLSFNYIQPSSQYSVEQEKVVSVFYTLVIPMLNPLIYSLRNKEVKGAVRRVIEIKHLSC, from the exons ATGGCTGCAAAGAATTTTACGGTTGTTACTGAATTTATTCTTTGGGGACTGACAGACAATGCTGAACTGAAAGTTGCTCTTTTTGTATTGTTCCTGGTGATTTATGCTGTTACTTTGGTGGTGAATCTGGGCATGATCTTCTTAATCCAAATCACCCCCCAgctccacacacccatgtactttttcctcagctGCCTTTCATTTGTGGATGCCTGCTATTCTTCTGTTATTGCACCAAAAATGCTGATCAGCTTCCTAGTTGGGAGGcaagccatctccttctctgcctgcatAGTGCAGCATTTGTTTCTTGGGGTGTTCATCACCACAGAAGGCTTCTTGCTGTCTGTGATGGCTTATGACCGTTATGTGGCCATTGTCAACCCTTTGCTTTACACTGTAGCCATGTCTAAGAGGAGGTGTGTAGGACTGGTCACTGGATCACTCGTTGGGGGATTGATTAACTCACTGACACACACCATTAGCTTTGGGAGACTGTCTTTCTGCAGGTCTAATATCATCaatcacttcttctgtgatgtTCCCCCACTGCTGAAGCTGTCGTGTTCTGATACCTCCATGAACGAGCTGCTGCTCCTCACCTTCTCTGCAGTCA GCATGGCCACCTTCTTGATTGTGATCCTCTCCTACGCCTTCATCGCTGTTGCTATCCTGAGGATCCGCTCAGCAGCAGGCAGAcagaaagccttctccacctgtgcctcTCACCTGACTGCTGTGACCATATTCTATGGCACCTTGAGTTTTAACTACATTCAGCCAAGTTCCCAGTATTCTGTAGAACAAGAGAAGGTGGTTTCCGTGTTCTATACACTAGTGATTCCCATGTTAAACCCGCTGATTTACAGTCTGAGAAACAAAGAGGTAAAGGGTGCTGTGAGAAGGGtcatagaaataaaacatttgtcaTGCTAA